In the Vespula vulgaris chromosome 9, iyVesVulg1.1, whole genome shotgun sequence genome, CACTACACAATCTTACTAAGTTCTGAGTCAATTTCTCAACAATTGAACTAACAGATTTATGATGTGTATAAAGTTCAACCTATTTATAACAAAGTTATAATTCAATAATGTATTTGCATAGACAATTTAAATACTGATGTATAATTATACCTGTCCTGGGCAATCAAAAATAAGGTAGTAATCCTTTAAATTTAAAACTTTAGTAATCAACCATTTGACATTTGCTTCTAAAAATTCCATACAGTAAACTAATGCTCCATTTGGACCAAGACCATATTCTGACATTACTTCTTCATGTTTGATTAGTTCAGATATATCTACCAATGGGGTATATTCCATATTTTCATTAGCTGGATCTGAtggtaagaaaatatatttgtataaactaaataattataaattaatgttatatttcaCATACCAATGTTGATAACAGCTACTTTTCTACCTATTTGCTCCAGAAATTTACACATTGCATTACAGTAAGTAGTTTTTCCACTACCAGGTGGTCCAATGACCAATTGTCCAAATATTAAactcatattttttatcagtCTTTGGATTACCACAATTTCAATTGATTTATACTATCAgttataacttttaatatttctttattataatcttttaaagatattGACAACAATAAAggtttatctatatttatttgttctgcAATATATCTAGCAGCAGCATGAACATCAATTTCATCTTTACCAAAGATAACactgaaattttaatttaattgtattagatagagagggaaaaaaaacttcagaaataaaaatacttacttCGTAGAGAAAATATTGCTGTTAAATTGATTTAAAGCTGATTCTCGATTAACTGTAATTAATGATCCCAGTTTCTTGAAATGAGAGATAATTATGAATATACgattactaaaaataaaatatgattttagtTAACAGTCAAAAATGTTGTTAAATATTCTTGAACATTTTCATATTTGTTGTTACTTTTACCTGTAAATTGTTACAGCAATATCTGTATGATATCCACAAGTATTAATTGCAAAAATATGATTCATAGTTTTTCACGCATTTCtgtagaaataattatcacttaaatcataaaaaattatataaagaacTTAACAACTATATTCTTAAAactattataaattcaattgttctataaaaatatttttaatttgaagtAATACTTacaacaaaaattttctttgtttataattttcttttttttcctattgctcttataaataaacgaatactacaaatatataacaaactacatatatgtagatataataatttgattgTTTCGATTGACAAGTATTGTTTACTAATTAGAATTGCAATAAAttgttatacttttttctcagtcaataaataataatctgacGATTTCTATCTCATGAAAGATACATCTTTTTTCGTCGATGTATGTCTTGAAATTGTCGTTATTACATATGCGATTCAATTATAATCGACTTTGCTTTTCCAAAATTAATGGTTAGAACATTTgatttactatataaatacgataaGATTTACCAATAATAAGGGAATAAAAAATGTggttgaaaaatattagaaaaatatgatactAGTAATGCCCTTAAGCCAACTAGCAACCTTTCGCTGCAAAGGTGCTAGGTGTCGCATGTGTCATcggtaatataaaaatattatcagcGTTTCGTCTAGAGAGAGTTGATTTTATGGAGAACTCTTCATTTTGGTGTCGATCAAGGGAGAATTAACTATTTGAGAACAAAGGTGCAATAAAGGAAGGAGACGgagacgattattatttatttaaggtGGAATAAAGCTTTACtacattgaaattatttagtGGTGTATTTAGTTCAGATTTCTGGAAACATTATCCGATATctacaatagaaaaaaaaggaactgtaataaaaactttatttttcctttatatacaATCGCATCTCTGTTCTTTACGTCTTAGTTCTTTCTAGTTGTTCGTCCTTCATTAGGACTAAACAAGATATTGAAATGTTCCTATATTCTGACAACTCATGTGTTTTTTATTGACTCTGCCGCGAAGTGCAATATTTGCACATAGGCGTCGCTATCGTCGTTTTACCGACGCGACTTGTCCAaatgtttatgtgtgtgtatgtcacAATATGtagaaaacattttcattgGTTGTTAATCtccattatatttttcatttttggtTAGAATTAGGAAGTTATCCTCTACATTTTTACATTCTAAGATCGACTCGCATCGTGAAGTCTCGTATGGACGAGTTATCGCCATCATCGTGTACTtagtagaaaaatatcttcgagAATAGGTGCAAATGTATGTGGTacaatatctttattttcatatattctttttcgttaattgcaattttttattgGTATTTCAATTTCAGCTGAATTAGTGTATAGGTCAAGTTAAAATCTCAGGTTGGTTGGCTACCACTATTGCTGTGTTAACAAtgtcattatttaataaaccaAAACGGAATATTCGTCGGCGACCTTTCaatgacgaggacgaggataATGAAAACAGGATGGAAATTGAAGATACTCAACCTGTCAAAATAAAAGctaagaagaaagacaaaccAAAACAAACGCTCCTTAGCTTTGGAGAGGAGCTAGAAGAAGGTAAGTGCAACATCTATTAttgcataaaatataaatattaatttattgtataagGATATAGAACAATAACattgaaagatatttctaCTATCAAAAATTGTGATAATAGTTTAtcaaagtttatttttttctttcctttttttttttttatattatttttacattatgaAATCAAATGTATTTGTACGATATGTTCAATGTAATAAGCTAAGGATTTGATTgctataaatataacaatatataatattaatagtttaatagttctttttaatttcatgttaaaaagtttattttgtaataaattgaCTAAATtgtcattaaaattatataattaagtttaaatttaattatacaggttagatatttatgaaattgtACGTATCTTACATATATGCTTCTATAAtcttatgattttattataaatattgtaatcaataaacataaaattttatgatttgtgataaaaattaatagaagagaaatattttatgtccTAAGATATCttggatataaaaaattcatgctttaatttatgaatttctAAAGAATTTTTAGTATGTCAAACGATTCAGGATTAATGCAACAATTAAtgttaatttcaataattatattctactgtttaatgaaatttattgatttttttagcGGATGATGGAGAAGTTTTTAAGGTGAAGAAATCTTCAAGGAGCAAAAAACTGATGAAACAACTAGATcacgaaaggagaaaaaagaaaggtgaaGAGAAAATGCAAGTGGACTCTGAGCAAGCAAACATGTCCATTAAACAGGAAAAAGATTTAGAAATAAAGACAGATGATCTAGTAGTAAGCTATCTCTatgatgtattattattattagaatttctCCAATTTATATTCAAGTATCAGTTTATTGCGtcttaaagtatatatttgaCACACATTCAAGGGGTATATACAACGAGAAGACATGTTCATTATTAccctattatttataaattttattttgatagaaTGGATAATTAAGTTTTATAATAcaggatatatataaaataatatttcatatttgtgTACATAATATCAAGGTATTGCACAAATCAAATAATcttcaataattaaattttatcaatttcaaaCGAATAGCCAGTCTTGTATTTATATGTggttcatatattattattttcaaataaattatattgtttattcaTGATAGCAAGAAAAGACGCAACTGTGTACTCTTactatctataaaatatttgtatatatatatatatatatatgtatatatgtatatattctcagatattaataatttcgatcttttcaagattttcacttatatatttttcatatctatTGTCagcttatctttttattaaagaagCATGCTATAAAGCTCTACAAATAACTACAATTTGTCACTacttcaattttgttttcaaaaatagtaatttgtattattctgttaagaaatctttaatataaaaatatattttttattaacaggttaaaataaaaaatactggACCACTGATATTAAATGGAAGAGCTGCATTGGCAGCAGGCAAGGACGATTATACATCTGATGAAGAAGATGAGTCTCGTTCTcataaatttcgaaaaaatactGATAAAGCTGATACCATGAAGATACTGCTTGAAAGTGAGTTGAATGtgtgcatgcatacatattcacagatatataataaataagactAAATAGTTTTTTTGTTATGTCTTATTTTAATATCCATATTTTCCAGGTGGCTGTATACCTGATGCTGCTATGATACATGCAGCTAGAAAACGTAGACAAAAGGCTAGGGAGTTGGGAACTGATTATATTCCTTTAGATGAACCAAGGTAatcattattgaaataatatagatGATTGTTAATACTTAGATGTAAATACTtaacgaattatatatatatatatatatatatatatatatatatatatatatatatatatatatacattctatGCAGtgatgagaaaggaaaatcaCGGTTAATTAGAGAAGAAGATCATGATAGAAGCGACGATGATTCTCAAGATCGTATTGATATGACTGTCAATACGGAAGcacgagataaagagaagaggagagaagctTTTCTTGCATCTCAAGTTTCAAATAAAagtaagtaatatattataaagattaattaatatgaaagttaaaaaaaggTTTAGAAAATTGtcatatgatttttttttctttctttagtttcTGCTGAAGAAAgtgagaatgaaaatgaagaagaagaatgggAAGCTCAACAAATTCGAAAGGGTGTTACAGGTGCTCaggtaaaaattattttcttttatattttacctCTGTGTAAAGATGGCAAAGCTTAGTTTTGTAATAGAATATTGGTAAAAATGAGTTTTATAATACAGATTGCAGCAGCTCATCAGGATTCCATGATACAACAACAGTTCTCGTTAGGATTAAATGTAAATCAAATGGTTGCACCTGGAGTGCCATTAGAAATGGTTATGATGCcagcaccaccacctccaccaacCATTCAACCACCAGATCCAACGAAAGTAGTGCCTATTACTCCGCAAgaagttattaataaaatgcgTGCAaggttttatttcttttttcaattcactttatctataaaaaccactaaacatatatatatacacacacacacacacacacatgttgTATATTTCAAGTGTAttgttatatacaatataatagatatattattatataatatgaatgaatgaaaatttataggtTGGATAATTTACGAGAAGTACATTCGCGTCATCAATTAGATCAACATCAACTTGAACAGGAATTAGAGCAGACTGTGAAAGAATTGGATGAAGGCGAAGCTCGTGCGCCGCAGCTTGCACAACGCTTCAGATATTACCAAGAGTTGCGTGGGTATGTCACTGACTTGGTAGAGTGTCTTGATGAGAAGGTGGGTTTATACGCTCTCACGTTTTTTTACGTGCACGGGGGTTTTCCATGCAGACTGTAACGACTGTTCAGATCATTCAgtcgatttaatattatcatttgttataatggaatatttaaaaggaatcaatttttttcaaagaatataagtgaatgatttatacaaaCAGATGaccatttatttatatatatcttttatagcTATAGCAAAGCTCAAGATATATTAGAATGTAatgttgaatttatatattagattatttatgtatatttattcatatttattcacatttattatacattatatatatttatttctttttttcttgaaatgaATGCTGTAATAAGGTAGATATCACATAAAATACACgtatagaagaaagaaggtagCAATCACGTTAGTAATTATTCCATTAAGTAAAGAAATCTAtttatccatttatctattttttcccGTTTATATCGTTTGTATTGCCGGGGGTCAAAATCTTCTCTGTATTTTTAGAAATGTATAACATAGAAATTAGTATAATTTTTGagtatttataaatgaatatatattacaaaagtgTGGTAAGTagtttcaatttaaaatttgtatgctcacatatgaaaaaaagagaagagagagagtatcgtgataaaataatatttttcgcgTGCTAgcgaaatttataaaatgttgttatagaaaaaaataaataaataaaataaatacaaaaaaaaaaaataaaaacccataaaatatatattactataaagaatatatatactttctggAGCATATATTCAATGTTAAATTGTTATAATGtgcgaattttaatatatcattttttgttagCTGCCTTTGGTTATTGGATTGGAGCAACGTTGGCTAGATCTATACGGAGAACGCTCAATAGAACtaatggaaagaagaagacaagatACGAGAGATCAAGCCGAAGAAATTACAACTGCAGCAAGTCAGTTATTTcagtaattattaaatgttacaattgtttattaaattaactAAATAACACCTCTATAATAGAActactaataattatattttgtcatattattttgaaaatatttcttgcaactgtttctttgtattatttaaattatttcatttatgcATATAGGTATTATAACATGATTACTTTACAGGAGGTCAAGCAATAAGAAGAGGTCCAGAAGTCGAAACACGTATTCGACGGGTTACGGAAAGGGAAGGTAGACGAGCACGTCGTAGAAGAGCTAGAGAATTAGCACCAACACTACCAAAGCATATAGATGGCATGTCCAGTGATGATGAGGTCACTGAACAACAAAATCTTGCATTTAAACAAGCAAAAggttgtatatttattttaaacattcACATTTTCTCCTTCATCTTCTCAAAAATGATTTCacgagataaaataatatacattatattatcacgtgtttgtattttattgatttttcaactgaattaatttaaaaaaatattcaaacatatattatatatattttttattttgttatttttagaGGAAATTGAtagggaaggaaaagaaatattttctgatGTAATGGATGATTATTGTACACTAAGAGGTATTTTAACGAAGTTGGAATTATGGAGAGAAACTGATATAGATGCTTATATGGAAGCTTATGTATCTTTATGTATACCCAAAATTTTATCACCTCTTATAAGATTGCAATTAATAACCTGGAATCCTATCATGGTAATTCATTTATaagtctttaaaaaaattttttcttagtaataaaacatatttatattttatatttaattactaGGAGAGTGCTGATATAGAAAGAACGAAGTGGTATAATACATTACTATTATATgcattagataaaaaagaaacagaagattCATTGAAACGAGACCCTGACGTAAGATTAGTACCGCTTACTGTTGAAAAAGTTGTAATACCTAAGTTAACAGGTAATAACTAATtacacattttatttattgaaattaatactcatttaaaactattaataaaaaattttatttattttataattttcagcTATCGTAGAAAAAATTTGGGATCCAATGTCTACTTCTCAAACATTACGTCTCGTTGGTACAGTAAATCGACTTATTAGAGATTACCCAAACTTGAACGATACAAGTAAACCGTTAGAATCATTATTTAATGCCAtattagaaaaagtaaaagctGCTGTTGAAAATGATGTTTTTATACCAATTTTTCCTAAacagtaaatataattaattcagtTAAATAAACCTTGAATTATAGTGTTTTGAGCTAAactaataatgtttatttatatcatgttatttttagaattttgGATAATAGGCACCAATTTTTTCAACGACAATTTGCTATGGCAGTAAAGTTATTACGAAATTTATTAAGTTGGCAAGGTCTTCTTGGAGATgcacaattaaaaaatttagcaTTAGGATCGCTATTAAATCGATATCTTTTGGCTGGCTTACGAGTCTCATCTGCACCAGATGCACTTTTTAAGGCGAATATGGTAATTATTTTAGTGCAATGAAATCtaacatacaaatatatatattgaccAGGAACTTTTGAtaacacattatatatatacaaataatatttttatatagattatgAGTACTTTACCACGAGCTTGGTTGCAAGGTGAAACAATAGAACATCTTAGAATGTTTGCCACTCTTATTCAACAATTGAGTGAGCAATTAGACCAAGCGAATCCAGCACATAAGTAAGTCaaagcaaaatatatttttcatctttatttgtataaaaatatatacgtaatgaTCCTTCAATTTTAGAAATACTAAAATACAAttgaattaaatgttttaGTGAAGCTTGGGAATATTCTAAATCCATCCTGAAGATAATTAAAcctttgtaatataataaggTAGAATGTTCTTAgtatcatttatttacattttataattaataattgttaccTATCCATAGTTTTATACACttagagataagaaaatattatatagtatacattGTAGTACAATTACAATtagatgtataatatatatatatatatatatatatatatatatatatatatatattacgcgcgtaatacatattattttatatagtagTAACTCAGGCACTATATAACACATCTTTAGacataaaaacgaaagataaataaaaataatacacttgctacaattgtatataata is a window encoding:
- the LOC127066084 gene encoding PAX3- and PAX7-binding protein 1, coding for MSLFNKPKRNIRRRPFNDEDEDNENRMEIEDTQPVKIKAKKKDKPKQTLLSFGEELEEADDGEVFKVKKSSRSKKLMKQLDHERRKKKGEEKMQVDSEQANMSIKQEKDLEIKTDDLVVKIKNTGPLILNGRAALAAGKDDYTSDEEDESRSHKFRKNTDKADTMKILLESGCIPDAAMIHAARKRRQKARELGTDYIPLDEPSDEKGKSRLIREEDHDRSDDDSQDRIDMTVNTEARDKEKRREAFLASQVSNKISAEESENENEEEEWEAQQIRKGVTGAQIAAAHQDSMIQQQFSLGLNVNQMVAPGVPLEMVMMPAPPPPPTIQPPDPTKVVPITPQEVINKMRARLDNLREVHSRHQLDQHQLEQELEQTVKELDEGEARAPQLAQRFRYYQELRGYVTDLVECLDEKLPLVIGLEQRWLDLYGERSIELMERRRQDTRDQAEEITTAARGQAIRRGPEVETRIRRVTEREGRRARRRRARELAPTLPKHIDGMSSDDEVTEQQNLAFKQAKEEIDREGKEIFSDVMDDYCTLRGILTKLELWRETDIDAYMEAYVSLCIPKILSPLIRLQLITWNPIMESADIERTKWYNTLLLYALDKKETEDSLKRDPDVRLVPLTVEKVVIPKLTAIVEKIWDPMSTSQTLRLVGTVNRLIRDYPNLNDTSKPLESLFNAILEKVKAAVENDVFIPIFPKQILDNRHQFFQRQFAMAVKLLRNLLSWQGLLGDAQLKNLALGSLLNRYLLAGLRVSSAPDALFKANMIMSTLPRAWLQGETIEHLRMFATLIQQLSEQLDQANPAHNEAWEYSKSILKIIKPL